A DNA window from Paralichthys olivaceus isolate ysfri-2021 chromosome 3, ASM2471397v2, whole genome shotgun sequence contains the following coding sequences:
- the fsd1 gene encoding fibronectin type III and SPRY domain-containing protein 1, with protein sequence MGDQKESLCKITHTLAMKNEEISNFICTLKQSLDNLEANSNRVQDDLQSEFTALHSVLDQMKETMLTRIKQEKASRTYELQSQLSACSKALESSEELLELANQTLCSSEADGFTQAAKDIKDSVTMAPAFRLSLKAKASDIMSHLMVDFSQEREMLQGLKFLPVPATPEIQVSECQVCDNTVTVAWTLQEPDSKIDHYILEHRRTNHEGPPRIREDYPWMVVEGIRELEHTLTGLRFDTRYMTFRVRACNKAVAGEFSEPVTLETHAFTFKLDSGSAHQNLKVEDLSVEWDSSGGKIQDIRKEKNRTNSPMHSPARSALMSPKRAQTARPGRDRFTAESYTVLADTMIDAGQQYWEVRFDKESKAFAVGVALRTLGRFDQLGKSSASWCIHLNNWLQQSLTAKHNNKARTLDCPIPSSIGVYVNYDEGALSFYNAKTKQLMHTFKTKFPQPVIPAFMVWNGSFSVVTGLQVPSMVQSGQRKNSGTSSSNASLT encoded by the exons GAATCTCTGTGTAAGATCACCCACACGCTGGCCATGAAGAATGAGGAGATTTCAAACTTCATTTGCACGCTCAAACAGAGCCTCGACAACTTGGAG GCGAACTCCAATCGGGTGCAGGACGACCTGCAGTCAGAGTTCACCGCCCTCCACTCAGTCCTGGACCAGATGAAGGAAACCATGCTGACACGCATCAAACAGGAGAAAGCCAGTCGCACCTACGAACTACAG AGTCAGCTGAGCGCCTGCTCCAAAGCCCTGGAGAGTtcggaggagctgctggagctggcCAATCAGACACTGTGCTCCTCTGAAGCGGACGGTTTCACTCAG GCGGCCAAAGACATTAAGGATAG CGTGACAATGGCTCCGGCCTTTCGCCTCTCCCTGAAGGCTAAAGCCAGTGACATCATGAGTCATCTGATGGTGGATTTCAGCCAGGAGAGGGAGATGTTGCAGGGTCTCAAGTTTCTGCCAG TTCCTGCCACTCCAGAGATCCAGGTGTCAGAGTGCCAGGTGTGTGACAACACAGTGACTGTAGCATGGACCTTACAGGAGCCTGACAGTAAGATAGACCACTACATACTGGAACATCGACGGACGAACCACGAGGGTCCACCACGCATCAGAGAGGACTACCCCTggatggtggtggaggggatACGAGAGTTGGAGCACACACTGACGG GTCTGCGCTTTGACACCAGGTACATGACATTCAGAGTGAGAGCGTGTAACAAAGCCGTGGCAGGAGAGTTCTCTGAGCCAGTCACTCTAGAAACTCATG CCTTCACCTTCAAGCTGGACTCTGGTTCGGCTCATCAGAACCTAAAGGTGGAGGACTTGAGTGTGGAGTGGGACAGCAGCGGAGGAAAGATCCAGGACATCCGCAAAGAGAAAAACCGAACCAACTCCCCCATGCATTCTCCAGCCAG GTCAGCTCTCATGTCTCCTAAAAGAGCACAGACGGCCCGTCCAGGCAGAGACAGGTTCACAGCAGAGTCCTACACAGTGCTCG CTGACACCATGATCGACGCTGGCCAACAGTACTGGGAAGTGCGGTTTGACAAGGAGAGCAAAGCCTTTGCTGTCGGGGTGGCCCTGCGGACCCTCGGCCGATTTGACCAGTTGGGGAAAAGCAGCGCCTCCTGGTGCATCCATCTGAACAACTGGCTGCAGCAGAGTCTCACAGCCAAGCACAACAACAAGGCTCGAACCCTGGACTGTCCGATCCCAAGCAGTATAGGAGTCTACGTCAACTACGATGAAG gtgCTCTGTCTTTCTACAACGCCAAAACTAAGCAGCTGATGCACACCTTCAAAACCAAGTTCCCGCAGCCAGTTATACCTGCTTTCATG gtgtGGAACGGCAGTTTCTCAGTAGTGACAGGCCTACAGGTTCCCAGCATGGTGCAAAGCGGTCAGAGGAAGAACAGTGGCACCAGCAGCTCCAACGCCAGCCTCACCTAG